Within Metabacillus sp. KUDC1714, the genomic segment CTTAAAATAGGCAATGATAAACGTTACAAACTCCATTTTTAGCATGGCCAATAACTTTTTAATTGGAATATTTTCTATTTCCTTTTGAACCTCAGCTTGTAATCCTATTCCTAAATGGTTTATAAAATACTGCCCAATTTTCTTTCCAATTAATCGAAACTCTCCAAGGTCATATTGTGTTACCGGTTTATTGCCCCTTTGTTTTATTAGTCTTATTGCCTTAACTGGATTTGTTGGTAATTGAAACCAGTTATTCCCACTTCCAGCTCTTAAAAGATAAAAAATAATCCATTCATACATTTATACTCCATTATCTATACTAGTTTATGTACGTGAATATATTGTGTTCACTAAAAAGTGCAAGAGCTAAATTCACTATAATTTCATCTCAAAAAGGGACTGACTCCAAAGGTCTTGTCCCTATACTGCAATTAATCATTTGAGGATTCTTCATCCCATTCCTTACGGTAGTAGGAATTTGTTAGGCAGTGAGATAGCAATACTTGCGCTGCTTTTAACTGGGTATGCTTTAATGGTGCAGATGATTTCCTTAGCCGCTGAAACCACTCGTGATATGTACGTTTATCTAAAATTGTTATATCATAAGGAGCATAAGGGTAATCTATATAACCGTTACGGCTTATCATTAGTTTTTTAACGGGAATGTCAACTTCCTGTGCTGAAATTAGTTTTTCGACAACAGTTCCTGTACGATTGAGACTTAATAATGGACTCAGCACTTTTTTTTCGTGATCACCTTTTCTTGCAACCCAGAATTTTTCCTTCGAACCTGTAAAAACTGTTTCATCTAACTGTTCAACAAGTGTTATACAATAGACTTCTGTTGTCCCTATCAGGATTAAATCTAGTTCAACTGGAGCATTTTTCAACTGAAAAACTGGTCTATAAAGTAATAAGTAGTGATCAGGTATACGTTGAACAAAATACTTCAATACCCTATCTCTATACACCGATTTTTCTACCGATGATATTTCCCGAAGAGTTGAGCTTGCCCAACGAACTTGAAAACGAAAAATATAATCCAAAAATAAATGTTTAAGATCGTCAATTGTTTTTGGTATCGTTGTAAATTGAAATTGCAAATCCTCATCAGCAAGTATTGCGTCATTTATAAGTGGTTTTATAACCTGTGGTTCAGGTTCTTCCTTGGAAAATCTACTTTTAAACATTTTTAAAATGGACAGCTTTTCCGTATCATCTTCACGCTGCAGGGTAGGAGATTCACTTACTTTCATTACCGAATGAAACGTATCACTTTCCCATGCTTGTGAAACCTTATCCCATTGTTGCTTTTTTAATCGGATAAACTGACTTGAATAACGGTAAGCATTGAGCTCGTAGCGTGAGATATAATCATAAAGTTTAATTAATTGTGCCAACCGTTTATCAACTCCCTCATTGTTTGTTATGGTTGCTGTAGAAATTCTCTCACCAACATTTTCGTTTCATAGGAAAAATGACAAAATTATTGGACATAGGAAGCTTGTAAAAATAGCGCTTAAGGTCATAGAAATTGAACTAAGTGCACCTTCAACATTTCCAATCTCTAACGCCCTTGCAGTTCCAATTCCGTGCGATGCTGTACCAAAGCCAATTCCTTTTGAAATGGAATGCTTAATATTACAGACTTTCATTAAATACGGTCCAAACATTGCACCTGATATCCCAGCAACCATTACGTAAACAGCCGCAAGTGCAGGTGCTCCACCAACGAACTCGCTTATTTCCATTGCAATTGGTGTAGTAACTGATTTTGGAGCTATTGAAAAAATAAGCTCTTTATTAATTCGACTTATCATTCCTAGAATGATTCCACTTACCATTCCAACAATCGCTCCTACAATAACACTAATGAAAATAGTTAGTGAATTCCTTTTTACTATATCTCGATGATCATATAGTGGAATAGCTAATGCAACTACAGCTGGCCCTAATAACTCATCTAGCCATTTTGCACCACTCATGTAGGTGATATATGACGTATTTGTCACTAATAATAATCCAGCAACTAGTAGGCTGGACGTGAAGATCGGAACGAGTAAGGGGTAGGTATAACGGTTATAAAATTGCTTCATGAGTAAATAAATAACAATTGTTATCCCGATAAATAAGATTGAAAAAAACAGACTCATAAGTGTAGCCCCTTATCCTTATTAGCATCCTCACCTCTTGTTAATAAAACATCACTTATTCGAGCAGAGGTTACCATCACGATGATTGTGCTAACTAATACGATCCCAATCGTAATTAGTCCACTTCCCATAAATAAATCAAGGTAGTCAATGACTCCTACTGTAGCAGGTATAAATAACATTGGTAAATATTTTAAAAGGAGAGAGCTTCCCAAGGTTATCCACTCTCGCTTAATAATTCGAAAATAAAGCGCTCCAAATAATAAGATCATACCAATAATACTTCCTGGAACAGTTAAGTTACAAACCTTTTGAATAAGCACTCCTATAAGATATATCGTCAATAAACATGATATTTGCAGTATGGTTAAAACATATTTCATCATTTATCACCTTTTAAATCAAAAACATCAATTGCTTCATACTTTGGAAATCGATCAAGATGGGTCTGATACAAATGAATCTCCTTGACTATAAAGGTTTGGTGCTCATTATGAATTGCTTCGAGAAACAGTTCCGGTGTAACAAAAGGTTTGTCTGACTTCCAACGTCTTGCAAGTGTGATATGAGGACGGAACGGCTTTGAATCAAGATTAAAACCAATTTCTTGACAAGCATGAAAAACTTGTTTTTGCAAATAAATAAGGGATGAAGAGTCTTCAATTCCAGCCCAAAATATTCTTGGTGTATCTTTTTTACCGAAAACACCAAGCCCCTTTACTGAAAGGCTGAATGGTGGTAAATTGACTATTTTGTCTTTCACAAGTTTCGATAATCTTTTTAACTGATCATCTGCATCAATCTGACCCAAAAAAGCTAAAGTAATATGATAATCTTCTTGATGAACCCAAGATTGGAATGGAAGGTTGCCCTTATTATTAGCTAGCCAGTTATGTATTGCTTTTCTAAGATCGATTTCTATTGGAACTGCAATAAAAAAATGAGTTTGATGTTTCATAAAAATTGCCCCCAGATTTCTTAATGTACAGACGGTTCGATTCATTATTTATTTATTCTATCCCACATTAAAAGAAAAAACATTATTCAGGGTAAGTATTGTTTTAAATTCAATCTTTGTTATATCCTAGTATTGTAATAGGAATATTAATTTTTATATGATAGAATTTTTACAAGCACATCAAAAGGAAGTGACATAATGAAAGTCGTTAACAACATTGCAGACCTTATCGGAAATACTCCATTAGTAAAATTAAATCGAATAACCCCTGAGGATAGCGCAGCGGTTTACTTAAAGCTTGAATTCTTTAATCCAAGTGGAAGTGTAAAGGATCGTGCTGCTTACAATATGATTATTGAAGCTGAAAAGCAAGGTTTATTAAAGCCTAATTCAACCATAATTGAACCTACTAGTGGAAATACTGGAATCGGGATTGCAATGAATGCAGCTGCACGCGGCTATAAAGCAATTCTTGTTATGCCTGATACAATGACACAAGAACGTATTAATTTACTTAAAGCATACGGAGCAGAGGTTGTTCTAACACCTGGTGACGAAAAGATGCCAGGCTCTATTAGAAAAGCAGAGCAGCTAACAAAAGAAATACCAAACGCCTTTATGCCAATGCAGTTTGATAACGAAGCAAATCCTAATGCACATCGTCATACTACGGCAAAAGAAATAATCGAGGCGATGGATGAACTTGGCAAGCCGCTATCTGCTTTTGTTGCTACTGCTGGCACTGGTGGGACGATTACAGGAACAGGGGAAGCATTAAAAGCACATTACAAAGATTTAAGAGTTCACGTTGTTGAACCAGCTGGATCTCCGGTTCTTTCAGGTGGAAAACCAGGCATGCACAAACTTGTCGGGACAAGCCCTGGCTTTATTCCTTCAATTTTAAATCAAAAGGTATATGATGAAATTCTCAAAATTGAGGATGATCAAGCATATGATATTACAAGAAGACTTGCTCGTGAGGAAGGAATATTAGTTGGGCCATCTTCTGGTGCAGCATGTTATGCAGCAATTGAAGTAGCAAAACGTTTAACACCTGAAGATGTAGTCGTTTGTATAATAAGTGATACTGGTGAACGTTATCTATCAAGTGATGTCTTTGCTTTTTAATTTAGACGGAGAGGAAATGTTTCCTCTCCTTTTTACATAGCAGCTTTTTTATTAGTAAGCTTAAACAATAGTAACACCAACAATCCCAATACAGTCATTGCTCCGAAAAACAAATATACGTACATGACTGAAAATCCTTCTAAAATTAACCCTCCTACAAAAGTACAGAACCAGTTCCCTAGCCCATTACCGATAGCTGAATACAACGAAATAGCAGTTGCCCCAACTTTTTTAGGTGCTAAATCTCTGACATATTGTATAGCCGCTGGCATGAACAAACCAAATGAAAGCCCTTGGGCAATAGTAGAAATATAAATGATTGATAAAGGTGGTTCAATAAAGTATAAAAACCAGCGAATAGCAGCTACTACTGTCGCCAAGATTAAGATATTAATCATTCCAAGCTTGTTTATCCAAAGGCTTGCGACTTTCATAAATGGGGCTTCACTACCAGCTGCTAGCAAAAACGCAAGACCAATTCCCGTAAGCCCACCACCTACTTCAGCTATTAATATCCCAAAATAAATATTATTCGCTAACAGTGGTCCTAAAACTAAAAAAGAAATAAATAAAAAGACAAAGTATCTTGGCACATTAATAAGTTCTTTAAGCCCTTTTCTTAAACTAATTTTCATAGATTGATTTTCTTTTGGTAGCTGCCAAGCAAATAAACATGAAACAAGTAAGGCAATGGAAAAAACATAAAAAATAACTGATAAGCTTATCTGGTCTGAAAGCCAACCAACAATTTGGACAGCAAAGGCAAAGCCAACAGCTCCCCACAGGCGAAGCGAACCGTATTGACCTTTTGTTTTTTGAACATAATTTACCGCAATACTATCTGATAACGGAATAACCGCACTTTGCACGATAGCAAGCAAAATTGCCATAACTACAATCCAGTAATAGCTATTTATAAAAGAATAAATGATCCCAAACATCGCAGTTAAAAGGATCGCCGCGGATAATAAGAAGCTTGGCTTTTGTGTTACATCACTTAGGACTCCCCATATCGGTTGTACGACAATCATCACAACTGGGCTAATCGACATAATAATTCCTATTTGGCTACCCGATAGGCCAACAACATCTTTTAAATAGAGGGATAAAAGCGGAAAAAGTGAACCAATCCCAAAAAAAACAAAGAAATAAAACTTTGAAAAATTAAGATTGGTTGCTCTTTGTTCCTGCTGATGTATGACTGTGTATTCCATAATATTCCTTCTTTCCTTAACAAAATACAGACTCTATTTATCACTTTAGAGTTACTGGCAACTGTTTATCCTTTAAAAAGTCTATTTTCGCAAACATTGTTGCTATTTACCAAGTAATGCGGTGTGGTTGATTGCAGAGAGAGATGCTCGCTTTCCGCGGGGCGGGCGGTGCTCCCGCAGGTGTCTCGCAAACCGTTCCAATCAACCTGAATTTGTTTTTGTTTTAAAAGCAATAATCTCTTAGAAAAGAGCCTTAAAAAAAGAGATGACTTCATTTTCAAGAAATGAAGTCATCCTGTTTCAATCTACTATCATCCCTGCCATATTTCATCATTCATTATTTCGCTAATTCATATATAGCTTGTGCATAAATGGCCGTTGCTTTCAAAAGGTCTTCTATAATTATATATTCATCCTTTTGATGAGCAATATCTGGTCTCCCAGGAAACAGTGGACCGAATGCAACACCTGCATTTAACGACCTCGCATAAGTACCACCACCAATTGCAATTAGCTCTGCCTTCTCACCTGTTTGTTCTTTATACACCTTCTGTAAGGTATGAATAAGTAGATGATTCTCATCCACATGGTGTGGTTCAGAGTCATCAAATGCTTGTAAATCAAAACCTGCTAGAGCTGAGAAGCCTTTCTTTATATGATCTGCATCACCAGTAACTGGATAACGAACATTTACTCCTAGCTTCCCATTGGTCTCATTTGTATAAGACATAATGCCAAGATTTACAGTTAATTCACCACTGATCTCATCAGAATATGAAATCTGAAGTTTCTCCCCACGAGTATCCGTTTCAAAAACATCAACGATTGTTTTGATATACTGGCTACCCTTTTTATCTAGTTCAAGCTTATTCAAAAATGCAGCCATTAATATCCCAGCATTTATCCCGTTGTTTGGCTCCATTGCATGTGCTGAGATACCTTCAATCGTTAATTTGATAAGATCCCCTTCGACTTTACTAGTTCCTTTTACATTTGCTTGAGTTATATAATCTGTAAATAATTCGCTTACTGATGTTTGATCACTTTTAATCATGAAAGATGCTTCAGCAAAATCAGGGACCATATTAAACCTTCTCCCAGAATGGAAGGTTTGAAGCACTGCATTACCTTGCTCATTATCATAGGTAGATGTTTGTATTAACGTAGCATCAATTATTCCCTTTTCAGCAAAGATGATCGGAAAATCAGCATCAGGCGCAAAACCCATTAGTGGCATTTTTTCATGCTTAAAATAATGATCAACACAGCGCCATTCACTTTCTTCATCTGTTCCGATAATCATGCGTACATTCTTTGTTAAGGATAGCCCAAGTTCTTTCACAATTTTCATCGCATAAAATGCCGCGATCGTCGGTCCTTTGTCATCCAACGCCCCTCTAGCAAAAATCTTACCATCTCTAATCTCCGCACCATAGGGATCACTCGTCCAACCGTCACCTTCTGGAACAACATCAACATGACAAAGCACACCAACAACATCTTCACTACTCCCCTTTAACTCGATATGTCCTGCATAGCCGTCAAGGTTCTTAATTGTAAAACCCGAAGCATCACCTAACTGCAATAAATGGAGAAATGCATTATTTATCCCTTCACCAAATGGAGCAATCTCAGATTTGGTATCCTCATCTAAAACACTTTTTATTTGCAGAAATGCCTGTGTATCTTTTATGATCTCGTCTTTTCTTTTTTCAACTTCTTCTTTCCAATTCATTATGTAAACCTCCTACTATCATTTATCATCAATTCCTTATATAACATACCAAACACTATCTCAGGATAAAAGTAAACAGCAACAACAAAAGCGCAAACGCCTTGATCAGTCCCGACAAGCTTATGACCTCGAGGGGCTAGGCGCTGGAGCTGGATGTCGTGCGCTTATCCACAGTGCAAGAAACTTCCTAAACTAAAAGATAACTTGGCTCATTTTTATAATTTACTTATTAATGCACATAATATGTTTACATTACTAAAGAAAATCCCCTATAAAGGAAAAGGTAACAAAAAAAAAGAGAAAACTATTGCAAAATAAATTAAAAACGAATATTATTATACATGTTTTGAAAAACGTTCGTAAAAATGACGGGGGTAACTATGTTTAAATTAGCAGAACACAATACAAATGTAAGAACTGAAATAATTGCAGGGCTTACGACCTTCTTAACTATGGTTTATATTGTTGTCGTAAATCCGATTATATTAGCTGACGCAGGAGTGCCATTTGATCAAGTGTTCACTGCAACAATCATTGCAACAATCATCGGTACACTTTGGATGGCACTGTCTGCAAACTATCCAATCGCTATTGCCCCAGGTATGGGTTTAAATGCATATTTTGCTTATTCAGTTGTTGGAGCAAATGAAAATATTACATACATGACAGCTTTTTCTGCTGTATTTGTTGCGGGTATTATTTTTGTCCTTTTATCTTTAACACCATTCCGCAAAAAATTAATTGAAGCTATTCCAAGTAATTTAAAGAGTGGAATTACAGCTGGTATCGGTCTTTTCATTGCCTTTATTGGACTTCGTTTAACTGGAATTATAACTGCTGATCCTAACAACCTAGTTGCATTAGGTGATCTACATTCACCATCTGTTGTTTTAGCATTAGTAGGTCTAGCGGTTACATTAGTCTTAATGAGCTTGAATGTTCATGGTGCATTATTTATCGGGATGGTTATTACTGCACTAATAGCCTTTTTGACAGGACAGCTTGAGTTTAAAGAAGGATTCGTTTCTTTACCTAGTCTGCCTGAAGGTATTCTTATCACAAATCCATTTTCAGCAATTGGTGATGTGATCTCACACGGTTTATATACAGTTGTCTTTTCTTTCTTATTGGTAACAATTTTTGATACAACTGGAACAATGATTGGTGTTGCACAACAAGCTGGATTAATGAGGGGTAATGAGCTACCAAAGGCTCGTACTGCTTTATTGGCTGACTCAGCTGCAACAACAGTTGGAGCAATGTTTGGAACAAGTCCAACAAGTGCTTATATTGAATCTTCAGCAGGAGTAGCTGCAGGAGGAAGAACTGGATTAACAACATTAACCGTATCGATTTTATTCGGATTCACGCTTTTATTCAGTCCACTGATTGGTGCAGTTTCTGGTATTTCAGCAATTACAGCACCAGCACTCATTATAGTTGGAAGCTTGATGATGGGTGCAATTTCCGATATTAACTGGAAAGAACTTGATGAAGCATTTCCTGCATTTCTAGTCGTGATTAGTATGCCCTTAACATCTAGCATCGCTACTGGTATCGCACTTGGATTTATTTCTTATCCTTTAATGAAGATTGCAAAAGGTAAGTGGAAAGAGGTTCATCTTTTTGTTTACATTTTTGCCGTCCTATTTTTCATTCAACTAGCATTTATTGGCGGACATTAAGTAAAGCGCAAGTGCTCGTTCGAGACATCAAAACTAGGACAAGAACTTTAACTTTAGGAAGTTGACTTAGATAGTCAGCTTCCTTATTTTATTGAGTTAATATTCTCTATTAACTTTTCTTTATTTTGATTTTCCTTTTCAA encodes:
- the cysK gene encoding cysteine synthase A, producing the protein MKVVNNIADLIGNTPLVKLNRITPEDSAAVYLKLEFFNPSGSVKDRAAYNMIIEAEKQGLLKPNSTIIEPTSGNTGIGIAMNAAARGYKAILVMPDTMTQERINLLKAYGAEVVLTPGDEKMPGSIRKAEQLTKEIPNAFMPMQFDNEANPNAHRHTTAKEIIEAMDELGKPLSAFVATAGTGGTITGTGEALKAHYKDLRVHVVEPAGSPVLSGGKPGMHKLVGTSPGFIPSILNQKVYDEILKIEDDQAYDITRRLAREEGILVGPSSGAACYAAIEVAKRLTPEDVVVCIISDTGERYLSSDVFAF
- a CDS encoding CidA/LrgA family protein, giving the protein MMKYVLTILQISCLLTIYLIGVLIQKVCNLTVPGSIIGMILLFGALYFRIIKREWITLGSSLLLKYLPMLFIPATVGVIDYLDLFMGSGLITIGIVLVSTIIVMVTSARISDVLLTRGEDANKDKGLHL
- a CDS encoding MFS transporter, which produces MEYTVIHQQEQRATNLNFSKFYFFVFFGIGSLFPLLSLYLKDVVGLSGSQIGIIMSISPVVMIVVQPIWGVLSDVTQKPSFLLSAAILLTAMFGIIYSFINSYYWIVVMAILLAIVQSAVIPLSDSIAVNYVQKTKGQYGSLRLWGAVGFAFAVQIVGWLSDQISLSVIFYVFSIALLVSCLFAWQLPKENQSMKISLRKGLKELINVPRYFVFLFISFLVLGPLLANNIYFGILIAEVGGGLTGIGLAFLLAAGSEAPFMKVASLWINKLGMINILILATVVAAIRWFLYFIEPPLSIIYISTIAQGLSFGLFMPAAIQYVRDLAPKKVGATAISLYSAIGNGLGNWFCTFVGGLILEGFSVMYVYLFFGAMTVLGLLVLLLFKLTNKKAAM
- a CDS encoding NCS2 family permease, with protein sequence MFKLAEHNTNVRTEIIAGLTTFLTMVYIVVVNPIILADAGVPFDQVFTATIIATIIGTLWMALSANYPIAIAPGMGLNAYFAYSVVGANENITYMTAFSAVFVAGIIFVLLSLTPFRKKLIEAIPSNLKSGITAGIGLFIAFIGLRLTGIITADPNNLVALGDLHSPSVVLALVGLAVTLVLMSLNVHGALFIGMVITALIAFLTGQLEFKEGFVSLPSLPEGILITNPFSAIGDVISHGLYTVVFSFLLVTIFDTTGTMIGVAQQAGLMRGNELPKARTALLADSAATTVGAMFGTSPTSAYIESSAGVAAGGRTGLTTLTVSILFGFTLLFSPLIGAVSGISAITAPALIIVGSLMMGAISDINWKELDEAFPAFLVVISMPLTSSIATGIALGFISYPLMKIAKGKWKEVHLFVYIFAVLFFIQLAFIGGH
- the thpR gene encoding RNA 2',3'-cyclic phosphodiesterase, translated to MKHQTHFFIAVPIEIDLRKAIHNWLANNKGNLPFQSWVHQEDYHITLAFLGQIDADDQLKRLSKLVKDKIVNLPPFSLSVKGLGVFGKKDTPRIFWAGIEDSSSLIYLQKQVFHACQEIGFNLDSKPFRPHITLARRWKSDKPFVTPELFLEAIHNEHQTFIVKEIHLYQTHLDRFPKYEAIDVFDLKGDK
- a CDS encoding LrgB family protein: MSLFFSILFIGITIVIYLLMKQFYNRYTYPLLVPIFTSSLLVAGLLLVTNTSYITYMSGAKWLDELLGPAVVALAIPLYDHRDIVKRNSLTIFISVIVGAIVGMVSGIILGMISRINKELIFSIAPKSVTTPIAMEISEFVGGAPALAAVYVMVAGISGAMFGPYLMKVCNIKHSISKGIGFGTASHGIGTARALEIGNVEGALSSISMTLSAIFTSFLCPIILSFFL
- the pepV gene encoding dipeptidase PepV, with the translated sequence MNWKEEVEKRKDEIIKDTQAFLQIKSVLDEDTKSEIAPFGEGINNAFLHLLQLGDASGFTIKNLDGYAGHIELKGSSEDVVGVLCHVDVVPEGDGWTSDPYGAEIRDGKIFARGALDDKGPTIAAFYAMKIVKELGLSLTKNVRMIIGTDEESEWRCVDHYFKHEKMPLMGFAPDADFPIIFAEKGIIDATLIQTSTYDNEQGNAVLQTFHSGRRFNMVPDFAEASFMIKSDQTSVSELFTDYITQANVKGTSKVEGDLIKLTIEGISAHAMEPNNGINAGILMAAFLNKLELDKKGSQYIKTIVDVFETDTRGEKLQISYSDEISGELTVNLGIMSYTNETNGKLGVNVRYPVTGDADHIKKGFSALAGFDLQAFDDSEPHHVDENHLLIHTLQKVYKEQTGEKAELIAIGGGTYARSLNAGVAFGPLFPGRPDIAHQKDEYIIIEDLLKATAIYAQAIYELAK
- a CDS encoding NERD domain-containing protein; amino-acid sequence: MAQLIKLYDYISRYELNAYRYSSQFIRLKKQQWDKVSQAWESDTFHSVMKVSESPTLQREDDTEKLSILKMFKSRFSKEEPEPQVIKPLINDAILADEDLQFQFTTIPKTIDDLKHLFLDYIFRFQVRWASSTLREISSVEKSVYRDRVLKYFVQRIPDHYLLLYRPVFQLKNAPVELDLILIGTTEVYCITLVEQLDETVFTGSKEKFWVARKGDHEKKVLSPLLSLNRTGTVVEKLISAQEVDIPVKKLMISRNGYIDYPYAPYDITILDKRTYHEWFQRLRKSSAPLKHTQLKAAQVLLSHCLTNSYYRKEWDEESSND